One Nicotiana tomentosiformis chromosome 4, ASM39032v3, whole genome shotgun sequence genomic window carries:
- the LOC104095563 gene encoding uncharacterized protein isoform X1: MAIMSNEEEKRCPLCAEEMDWTDQQFKPCKCGYQVCLWCWHHIMDMAEKDESEGRCPACRTTYKKEKVVKMQENIERAGNNNVHRKSKQSKAKPKSNEIKKDLTNARVIQRKMAYVIGLPLSLADEDLLKRKEYFGQYGKVTKISLSRTTGGAIQQFVNDTCSVYITYSKEEEAVQCIQSVHGFVLEGRYLRASFGTAKYCHAWLRNMPCGNPSCLYLHSIGADEDSFGKDDVAAIHTRNRVQQIVGDISNTMNRSGNVLPPPIDELSNTSTEKSSIRNATSDAANDAMNYSSYTAHGIPYDKDVDAGVPNRMTTFVDIVGRSNTSGAERDGNSSDDCRILDLSSDLSSVTITNDNHGRETYPNTTVFKVPSSHLVNNMWGNQNFVEFSDEPFREHYISSDDQGPKDSNSVAQRAFLMPSRSAQSTEDSGDHSFVHKSYSPSGNGRDYGALHNQVDEASLPLSCVNAILNEGLHDMKFQRSVKSDRVYRSSTSFSNEEIVQHLRRIDSDNSTNYGDSSFNAVESSIISNIMSIDFDSCDDSMALRRSFAGVYNESDGKLGATWNSLHNDQSGFSFVKQDDFSRQGCDLESPFSNIGQVSKNSSIPQDFRENKDQYVQKAPYQITRPKVLAPPGFSMPSGDLLRGFASSDEIGRSLSGSRLVNSSSSSLLHTPSTGSISSAGDIDFVEPAISSCGSGKPTNGFDISALENGSACVPQRRAFEDQARIWHLMQQKSVDQEGKFSQVFALQTPSVHQLQRFPGHGGDEYFGLDDIYGFSSMVNQHQSFDPSSYSQFPQQKLANGNIFNGFQHNSFRDIHHSNEVDCLTELQKNERLGFKNFYAGYGDMIFQAPRSGDIYTRVFGM, from the exons AT GGCAATCATGAGCAATGAAGAAGAGAAAAGGTGTCCTCTTTGTGCCGAAGAGATGGACTGGACAGATCAGCAGTTTAAGCCTTGTAAATGTGGTTATCAG GTGTGTCTTTGGTGTTGGCATCACATAATGGACATGGCAGAAAAAGATGAGTCAGAGGGTCGATGTCCTGCATGTCGAACAACATACAAAAAGGAGAAAGTAGTTAAAATGCAAGAAAATATTGAGAG AGCAGGGAACAACAATGTCCACCGAAAAAGCAAACAATCAAAAGCAAAGCCAAAATCTAATGAAATCAAGAAGGATCTCACAAATGCTCGGGTCATTCAACGTAAAATGGCATATGTGATTGGGCTGCCTCTTAGTCTTGCAGATGAAGAT CTTTTAAAGCGGAAAGAATATTTTGGGCAGTATGGAAAAGTAACTAAAATTTCTCTGTCTCGGACTACTGGCGGTGCAATCCAGCAATTTGTTAATGATACCTGTAGTGT ATATATTACGTATTCAAAAGAAGAGGAAGCCGTACAATGTATTCAGTCTGTACATGGTTTTGTCTTGGAAGGTAGGTATTTGAG AGCATCCTTTGGGACTGCAAAGTACTGTCATGCGTGGTTGAGAAACATG ccttgcggtaatccttcttgtctatatttgcATAgcattggtgctgatgaagataGTTTTGGTAAAGATGATGTAGCTGCAATTCATACAAG GAATAGAGTTCAACAAATTGTTGGTGACATTAGTAATACGATGAATCGCTCAGGAAATGTCTTGCCACCCCCGATTGATGAATTATCGAATACATCGACTGAGAAATCTAGCATTAGAAATGCAACAAGT GATGCAGCAAATGATGCAATGAATTACAGTAGCTACACGGCTCATGGAATTCCTTATGATAAGGATGTAGATGCTGGTGTGCCGAACCGAATGACAACTTTTGTAGATATTGTTGGACGGTCCAACACTTCAGGTGCAGAGAGAGATGGAAATAGCAGTGATGATTGTAGGATTTTGGATTTATCTTCTGACCTATCTTCAGTAACCATTACTAATGATAATCATGGTCGTGAAACATATCCGAACACAACTGTGTTCAAAGTTCCATCTTCGCACCTTGTCAATAATATGTGGGGGAACCAAAATTTTGTTGAATTTTCTGATGAACCATTCAGGGAACATTATATATCTTCTGATGATCAAGGACCGAAGGATTCAAATAGTGTGGCTCAAAGGGCTTTTCTTATGCCATCTCGTTCTGCTCAATCCACAGAGGACTCTGGTGATCATTcatttgtacataagtcatataGTCCTAGTGGCAATGGAAGGGATTATGGAGCTTTACATAATCAAGTGGATGAAGCTTCTCTGCCACTTTCGTGTGTAAATGCAATATTAAATGAAGGATTACATGATATGAAATTCCAAAGATCTGTCAAATCTGATAGGGTTTACAGAAGTTCTACCTCATTCTCCAATGAAGAAATAGTGCAGCACCTACGGAGGATTGATAGTGATAACTCGACTAACTATGGGGATTCATCATTCAATGCTGTAGAAAGCAGTATTATTTCAAATATTATGTCAATAGACTTTGATTCATGTGATGATTCAATGGCCTTGCGTCGTAGCTTTGCTGGCGTGTATAATGAATCTGATGGGAAGCTTGGTGCTACCTGGAACTCTTTGCACAATGATCAATCAGGGTTCTCTTTTGTGAAGCAAGATGACTTTTCAAGGCAAGGATGTGATTTAGAGTCTCCTTTTAGTAATATTGGTCAGGTATCAAAGAATTCATCCATCCCTCAAGATTTCAGAGAGAACAAGGATCAGTATGTGCAGAAGGCTCCGTATCAAA TCACTAGACCAAAAGTTTTGGCTCCACCTGGATTCTCGATGCCCTCTGGGGATCTGCTTCGCGGTTTTGCTTCATCCGATGAAATAGGACGATCTCTCTCCG GAAGTCGTTTAGTAAATAGTTCTTCATCAAGTCTGCTTCACACACCATCAACTGGAAGTATTAGCAGTGCAGGTGATATTGATTTTGTTGAACCTGCCATATCAAGCTGTGGAAGCGGCAAGCCAACAAATGGTTTTGATATCTCTGCCCTGGAAAACGGGTCAGCTTGTGTGCCACAGAGGAGAGCCTTTGAAGACCAGGCAAGAATCTGGCATTTGATGCAACAAAAATCTGTAGATCAAGAAGGGAAATTCTCTCAAGTTTTTGCTTTACAAACACCGTCTGTTCATCAATTACAAAGATTTCCTGGTCATGGCGGGGATGAATATTTTGGTCTAGATGATATATATGGCTTCTCATCGATGGTGAACCAACACCAAAGTTTTGATCCATCTTCCTATTCACAATTTCCACAACAAAAGCTTGCCAATGGTAACATCTTTAATGGCTTCCAGCACAATAGTTTCCGCGATATCCATCATAGTAATGAAGTAGACTGCTTGACAGAACTCCAGAAAAATGAGAGATTAGGTTTTAAAAATTTCTATGCTGGATATGGAGATATGATATTCCAGGCGCCCAGGTCTGGCGATATATACACCAGAGTTTTTGGAATGTAA
- the LOC104095563 gene encoding uncharacterized protein isoform X2, which yields MSNEEEKRCPLCAEEMDWTDQQFKPCKCGYQVCLWCWHHIMDMAEKDESEGRCPACRTTYKKEKVVKMQENIERAGNNNVHRKSKQSKAKPKSNEIKKDLTNARVIQRKMAYVIGLPLSLADEDLLKRKEYFGQYGKVTKISLSRTTGGAIQQFVNDTCSVYITYSKEEEAVQCIQSVHGFVLEGRYLRASFGTAKYCHAWLRNMPCGNPSCLYLHSIGADEDSFGKDDVAAIHTRNRVQQIVGDISNTMNRSGNVLPPPIDELSNTSTEKSSIRNATSDAANDAMNYSSYTAHGIPYDKDVDAGVPNRMTTFVDIVGRSNTSGAERDGNSSDDCRILDLSSDLSSVTITNDNHGRETYPNTTVFKVPSSHLVNNMWGNQNFVEFSDEPFREHYISSDDQGPKDSNSVAQRAFLMPSRSAQSTEDSGDHSFVHKSYSPSGNGRDYGALHNQVDEASLPLSCVNAILNEGLHDMKFQRSVKSDRVYRSSTSFSNEEIVQHLRRIDSDNSTNYGDSSFNAVESSIISNIMSIDFDSCDDSMALRRSFAGVYNESDGKLGATWNSLHNDQSGFSFVKQDDFSRQGCDLESPFSNIGQVSKNSSIPQDFRENKDQYVQKAPYQITRPKVLAPPGFSMPSGDLLRGFASSDEIGRSLSGSRLVNSSSSSLLHTPSTGSISSAGDIDFVEPAISSCGSGKPTNGFDISALENGSACVPQRRAFEDQARIWHLMQQKSVDQEGKFSQVFALQTPSVHQLQRFPGHGGDEYFGLDDIYGFSSMVNQHQSFDPSSYSQFPQQKLANGNIFNGFQHNSFRDIHHSNEVDCLTELQKNERLGFKNFYAGYGDMIFQAPRSGDIYTRVFGM from the exons ATGAGCAATGAAGAAGAGAAAAGGTGTCCTCTTTGTGCCGAAGAGATGGACTGGACAGATCAGCAGTTTAAGCCTTGTAAATGTGGTTATCAG GTGTGTCTTTGGTGTTGGCATCACATAATGGACATGGCAGAAAAAGATGAGTCAGAGGGTCGATGTCCTGCATGTCGAACAACATACAAAAAGGAGAAAGTAGTTAAAATGCAAGAAAATATTGAGAG AGCAGGGAACAACAATGTCCACCGAAAAAGCAAACAATCAAAAGCAAAGCCAAAATCTAATGAAATCAAGAAGGATCTCACAAATGCTCGGGTCATTCAACGTAAAATGGCATATGTGATTGGGCTGCCTCTTAGTCTTGCAGATGAAGAT CTTTTAAAGCGGAAAGAATATTTTGGGCAGTATGGAAAAGTAACTAAAATTTCTCTGTCTCGGACTACTGGCGGTGCAATCCAGCAATTTGTTAATGATACCTGTAGTGT ATATATTACGTATTCAAAAGAAGAGGAAGCCGTACAATGTATTCAGTCTGTACATGGTTTTGTCTTGGAAGGTAGGTATTTGAG AGCATCCTTTGGGACTGCAAAGTACTGTCATGCGTGGTTGAGAAACATG ccttgcggtaatccttcttgtctatatttgcATAgcattggtgctgatgaagataGTTTTGGTAAAGATGATGTAGCTGCAATTCATACAAG GAATAGAGTTCAACAAATTGTTGGTGACATTAGTAATACGATGAATCGCTCAGGAAATGTCTTGCCACCCCCGATTGATGAATTATCGAATACATCGACTGAGAAATCTAGCATTAGAAATGCAACAAGT GATGCAGCAAATGATGCAATGAATTACAGTAGCTACACGGCTCATGGAATTCCTTATGATAAGGATGTAGATGCTGGTGTGCCGAACCGAATGACAACTTTTGTAGATATTGTTGGACGGTCCAACACTTCAGGTGCAGAGAGAGATGGAAATAGCAGTGATGATTGTAGGATTTTGGATTTATCTTCTGACCTATCTTCAGTAACCATTACTAATGATAATCATGGTCGTGAAACATATCCGAACACAACTGTGTTCAAAGTTCCATCTTCGCACCTTGTCAATAATATGTGGGGGAACCAAAATTTTGTTGAATTTTCTGATGAACCATTCAGGGAACATTATATATCTTCTGATGATCAAGGACCGAAGGATTCAAATAGTGTGGCTCAAAGGGCTTTTCTTATGCCATCTCGTTCTGCTCAATCCACAGAGGACTCTGGTGATCATTcatttgtacataagtcatataGTCCTAGTGGCAATGGAAGGGATTATGGAGCTTTACATAATCAAGTGGATGAAGCTTCTCTGCCACTTTCGTGTGTAAATGCAATATTAAATGAAGGATTACATGATATGAAATTCCAAAGATCTGTCAAATCTGATAGGGTTTACAGAAGTTCTACCTCATTCTCCAATGAAGAAATAGTGCAGCACCTACGGAGGATTGATAGTGATAACTCGACTAACTATGGGGATTCATCATTCAATGCTGTAGAAAGCAGTATTATTTCAAATATTATGTCAATAGACTTTGATTCATGTGATGATTCAATGGCCTTGCGTCGTAGCTTTGCTGGCGTGTATAATGAATCTGATGGGAAGCTTGGTGCTACCTGGAACTCTTTGCACAATGATCAATCAGGGTTCTCTTTTGTGAAGCAAGATGACTTTTCAAGGCAAGGATGTGATTTAGAGTCTCCTTTTAGTAATATTGGTCAGGTATCAAAGAATTCATCCATCCCTCAAGATTTCAGAGAGAACAAGGATCAGTATGTGCAGAAGGCTCCGTATCAAA TCACTAGACCAAAAGTTTTGGCTCCACCTGGATTCTCGATGCCCTCTGGGGATCTGCTTCGCGGTTTTGCTTCATCCGATGAAATAGGACGATCTCTCTCCG GAAGTCGTTTAGTAAATAGTTCTTCATCAAGTCTGCTTCACACACCATCAACTGGAAGTATTAGCAGTGCAGGTGATATTGATTTTGTTGAACCTGCCATATCAAGCTGTGGAAGCGGCAAGCCAACAAATGGTTTTGATATCTCTGCCCTGGAAAACGGGTCAGCTTGTGTGCCACAGAGGAGAGCCTTTGAAGACCAGGCAAGAATCTGGCATTTGATGCAACAAAAATCTGTAGATCAAGAAGGGAAATTCTCTCAAGTTTTTGCTTTACAAACACCGTCTGTTCATCAATTACAAAGATTTCCTGGTCATGGCGGGGATGAATATTTTGGTCTAGATGATATATATGGCTTCTCATCGATGGTGAACCAACACCAAAGTTTTGATCCATCTTCCTATTCACAATTTCCACAACAAAAGCTTGCCAATGGTAACATCTTTAATGGCTTCCAGCACAATAGTTTCCGCGATATCCATCATAGTAATGAAGTAGACTGCTTGACAGAACTCCAGAAAAATGAGAGATTAGGTTTTAAAAATTTCTATGCTGGATATGGAGATATGATATTCCAGGCGCCCAGGTCTGGCGATATATACACCAGAGTTTTTGGAATGTAA